The Deltaproteobacteria bacterium genome window below encodes:
- a CDS encoding lipocalin family protein, whose translation MRTLIRLLASIIALLPGGCAAGKPLHTVEKVDLQRYLGDWYEIASFPNRFQKGCVASMATYTLEPDGRIGVFNQCREKTLDGPVRSVRGTARVVDTATNAKLKVTFFWPFYGSYWVIDLDPDYRWAVVGHPGRNYLWVLSRTPVLDTDVYEGILGRLRGQDYDVTRLRRTPQLVSIGTP comes from the coding sequence ATGCGAACCCTCATCCGGCTCCTCGCTTCGATCATCGCCCTGCTTCCCGGCGGCTGCGCCGCGGGCAAGCCGCTGCACACGGTCGAGAAGGTGGACCTCCAGCGGTATCTCGGCGACTGGTACGAGATCGCCAGCTTCCCCAACCGTTTCCAGAAAGGCTGCGTCGCCTCGATGGCGACCTACACGCTGGAGCCGGACGGCCGGATCGGCGTCTTCAACCAGTGCCGCGAGAAAACCCTCGACGGCCCCGTCCGCAGCGTCCGCGGGACGGCCCGCGTCGTGGACACGGCGACCAACGCGAAGCTGAAGGTGACCTTCTTCTGGCCCTTTTACGGCAGCTACTGGGTGATCGACCTGGACCCGGACTACCGTTGGGCGGTGGTCGGCCATCCGGGCCGGAACTACCTGTGGGTGCTGTCGCGCACGCCAGTTCTGGACACGGATGTCTACGAGGGCATCCTCGGCCGCCTCCGCGGGCAGGATTACGATGTCACGCGCCTTCGGCGCACGCCGCAGCTTGTGAGCATCGGCACTCCCTGA
- a CDS encoding ribonuclease P protein component → MLLQIKGRREGIHLRPAPVAEEPERVGVSVLHDCLSGVERNRPAREHREVVRGVSAAIVVDGDLVILCVERPARAVRFHRVQRHVRRHPDQRRAAGDGRHPDHELRPVTAGPVHDERAVPRRGRAARNAEGVGGRSDERIPGDVGGAAAGIVRQVLHRNLCAAIQRGDAVWLALLEGRDAW, encoded by the coding sequence CTGCTTCTCCAGATAAAAGGCCGACGAGAAGGCATCCACCTGCGTCCCGCTCCCGTTGCAGAGGAACCTGAACGGGTTGGAGTTTCCGTTCTGCATGATTGTCTCTCCGGCGTTGAGCGAAATCGCCCCGCCCGTGAGCACCGCGAAGTCGTTCGTGGCGTAAGTGCTGCCATTGTCGTGGACGGCGATCTCGTCATTTTGTGCGTAGAGCGTCCGGCTCGTGCCGTCCGGTTTCACCGCGTACAGCGCCACGTTCGCCGTCACCCGGACCAGCGTCGGGCTGCCGGTGACGGCCGACACCCGGACCATGAGCTTCGGCCGGTAACTGCCGGCCCTGTCCACGACGAGCGAGCTGTTCCGCGCCGTGGGCGTGCTGCCCGCAACGCTGAAGGCGTGGGCGGTCGAAGCGATGAACGGATACCAGGGGACGTAGGTGGCGCTGCCGCCGGTATCGTCCGGCAGGTTCTCCACCGGAACCTTTGCGCCGCCATCCAGCGGGGCGACGCCGTTTGGCTGGCCCTTCTGGAAGGCCGGGATGCCTGGTGA
- a CDS encoding response regulator: protein MGHTIVHVDDDPTILRLVAMAFEKSGHRVVSLSEAPTAPAKIREARPDLIICDISMPAVDGFQLIGQIRRPPDPVEAPVVFFSAVGGDEVVCRAFELGAVDFVRKPASVVELLARVSARLSRPGAGRKADLRGNLSLMTVADLITAAESARKSAELKVTHNGQPSEIRLRNGRIVSASHNGESGERALYRIIALPDGEFEMTIISGDGIAGPLDLEPRFALMESARMKDEGLI from the coding sequence TTGGGCCACACGATAGTTCACGTTGACGACGATCCCACGATACTGAGACTCGTTGCGATGGCCTTCGAGAAGTCCGGGCACCGGGTGGTGTCCCTCTCCGAGGCCCCTACCGCGCCCGCGAAGATCCGCGAGGCCCGGCCCGACCTCATCATCTGCGACATTTCCATGCCGGCGGTGGACGGGTTCCAGCTCATCGGCCAGATCCGCCGGCCGCCCGATCCCGTCGAGGCGCCGGTGGTGTTTTTCTCCGCCGTCGGCGGCGACGAGGTGGTCTGCCGGGCGTTCGAGCTGGGGGCCGTGGACTTCGTCCGCAAGCCCGCCAGCGTCGTCGAGCTCCTGGCCCGCGTCTCCGCCCGGCTTTCGCGCCCCGGCGCGGGCCGCAAGGCCGACCTTCGCGGGAACCTCTCCCTGATGACGGTCGCCGACCTCATCACCGCCGCCGAGAGCGCGAGAAAGTCGGCCGAACTGAAGGTCACCCACAACGGGCAGCCGAGCGAGATCCGGCTCCGCAACGGCCGCATCGTGTCGGCCAGCCACAACGGCGAGAGCGGCGAGCGGGCCCTCTACCGGATCATCGCCCTGCCCGATGGCGAGTTCGAGATGACGATCATCTCCGGCGATGGCATCGCCGGTCCGCTGGACCTGGAGCCCCGGTTCGCGCTGATGGAATCGGCCCGGATGAAGGACGAAGGGCTCATTTAG
- a CDS encoding response regulator — protein MGEAAKKLNRVLIVEDNQFMKTFYEKALKDLPVEFLYAGDGEDAVRLTLTERPAMILMDINIPKMDGVSATQQIRKSAGCETLPVIAVSARSQDAYTRSAGFSEFIPKPVHVNALRDAVKRHLKLA, from the coding sequence ATGGGCGAAGCCGCAAAGAAGCTGAACCGCGTCCTGATCGTCGAGGACAACCAGTTCATGAAGACCTTCTACGAGAAGGCCCTCAAGGATCTTCCGGTGGAGTTCCTGTACGCGGGCGACGGCGAGGATGCAGTCCGCCTGACCCTCACCGAGCGGCCCGCGATGATATTGATGGACATCAACATTCCGAAAATGGATGGCGTCTCGGCCACGCAGCAGATCCGCAAGTCCGCCGGATGCGAAACCCTGCCGGTCATCGCCGTGAGCGCCCGCAGCCAGGACGCCTACACCCGTTCGGCGGGATTCAGCGAGTTCATTCCGAAGCCGGTCCATGTGAACGCGCTCCGCGACGCCGTGAAGCGGCATCTCAAGCTGGCCTAG
- a CDS encoding HAMP domain-containing histidine kinase, with the protein MTGSVDRTLPLPAPPAADPRFRLFDRTLGRLLFLLSVSTDFADNSDDLYRQQRIASVIRAMVSGGIVLAAAMLPAFYDELPAVMAYAGASVVGAALIFLRIQPRAIVMLMGVFDTAIITYCVHLTGSLTTVVVVLYPMLVILGTLFAGIWTGLLYAFMTTWAYAGIIIAEGLGVIPYSPLMGHEYPYLHAAGIPTYPVVVITVAHLVNFGGVMMAGLVVYALEKRRRLAQEAFRSRTELAAICSHDLKNLLAGVAGHTELAEMRVATGDMAGVRGSLKSIRESGDRMMELVRDLLDLARLEAGQIVLSRSRFSIVRTVQGSVHSLKAAAQFRKIDLQVELPPEDIEVTGDQSKVIQILTNLVQNAITYTPEGGTVRVAVETPGPGWVRISVLDSGPGISPEDALTLFDTDALLRRRKGAGRSSLSTGLGLNIVRRLSELHGGRVWADTNRASGEGAGFYVELPAG; encoded by the coding sequence GTGACCGGATCGGTAGACCGTACGCTCCCGCTCCCTGCGCCTCCCGCGGCTGATCCGCGTTTCAGGCTGTTCGACCGGACGCTGGGACGTCTCCTGTTCCTCCTGTCGGTCTCGACCGACTTCGCCGACAACTCCGACGACCTCTACCGGCAGCAGCGGATCGCCTCGGTGATCCGGGCCATGGTTTCGGGCGGGATCGTCCTGGCCGCGGCAATGCTGCCCGCCTTCTATGACGAACTCCCGGCGGTCATGGCCTACGCCGGTGCCAGCGTCGTCGGCGCGGCACTGATTTTCCTGAGGATACAGCCCCGCGCCATCGTGATGCTGATGGGCGTGTTCGACACGGCCATCATTACCTACTGTGTGCATCTCACCGGGTCGCTGACGACGGTGGTGGTCGTCCTCTATCCGATGCTCGTCATCCTGGGGACTCTGTTCGCCGGCATCTGGACCGGGCTTTTATACGCCTTCATGACGACCTGGGCCTATGCGGGGATCATCATCGCCGAGGGGCTGGGCGTGATTCCCTACTCGCCGCTCATGGGACACGAATACCCCTACCTCCATGCGGCCGGCATCCCGACGTACCCTGTTGTCGTCATCACGGTGGCGCATCTGGTGAACTTCGGCGGCGTGATGATGGCCGGGCTCGTCGTCTATGCGCTCGAAAAGCGGCGCCGGCTGGCGCAGGAGGCGTTCCGCTCCCGCACGGAACTGGCGGCCATCTGCTCCCATGACCTGAAGAACCTGCTGGCCGGAGTTGCCGGACACACGGAACTGGCCGAGATGCGGGTGGCCACGGGCGACATGGCGGGCGTGCGGGGCAGCCTGAAATCGATCCGAGAATCGGGCGACCGGATGATGGAGCTGGTGCGCGACCTGCTGGACCTCGCCCGCCTCGAAGCCGGGCAGATCGTGCTCTCCCGCAGCCGGTTCAGCATCGTCCGGACCGTGCAGGGATCGGTCCATTCGCTGAAAGCCGCCGCCCAGTTCCGGAAGATAGACCTTCAGGTGGAACTCCCGCCTGAAGACATCGAGGTCACGGGCGACCAGTCGAAGGTGATCCAGATCCTGACGAACCTGGTCCAGAACGCCATCACCTACACGCCAGAGGGCGGGACGGTTCGCGTGGCGGTGGAAACCCCCGGCCCCGGCTGGGTCCGCATTTCGGTGCTCGATTCGGGGCCGGGCATCTCGCCCGAGGACGCCCTGACGCTGTTCGATACCGATGCGCTGCTCCGCCGCCGCAAGGGCGCGGGCCGCTCGTCCCTCAGCACGGGCCTCGGACTCAACATCGTCCGGCGGCTCAGCGAACTGCACGGCGGCCGCGTGTGGGCCGACACGAACCGTGCGTCGGGCGAAGGCGCGGGCTTCTACGTCGAGCTTCCGGCTGGATAG
- a CDS encoding DUF481 domain-containing protein, with protein sequence MKHYAAGLMLALGMWLPVRAFAQEAGEAPPAAETPAAETPAAEPPPPPYTWKAAAELGLLLTTGNTKSTSLNAGTSGELAHGSFIHNGHFKALYTRSFDQATRQTKTSARRYELFGKSAYSLTRRHYLFGTGEYINDKFSGFEYQVTETGGYGIRIVDEEKVQLSLEGGPGGRHSKPFGAIRNDDFIGRAALNFLWKISDTAEFSEVASTIFGPKSGGGIITDSTTALSASIVGRLALKVAFNIRYLTDPPQDTSVVPPAPLLFKKDIDTRTTVNLVYTFQ encoded by the coding sequence ATGAAGCATTATGCAGCGGGACTGATGCTGGCGCTGGGCATGTGGCTCCCGGTCCGGGCTTTCGCGCAGGAAGCGGGGGAGGCCCCGCCGGCGGCCGAAACTCCAGCAGCCGAAACTCCGGCAGCCGAGCCGCCTCCTCCGCCCTATACATGGAAGGCCGCTGCGGAACTGGGCCTTCTGCTCACCACCGGTAATACCAAGTCCACCAGCCTGAACGCTGGAACGAGCGGCGAGCTGGCCCACGGAAGTTTCATCCACAACGGCCATTTCAAGGCCCTCTATACCCGGAGCTTCGACCAGGCGACCCGGCAGACCAAGACCAGTGCCCGCCGGTACGAGCTGTTCGGCAAGTCGGCTTACAGCCTGACCCGGCGGCACTACCTGTTCGGCACAGGCGAATACATCAACGACAAGTTCAGCGGGTTCGAATACCAGGTGACCGAGACGGGCGGCTACGGCATCAGGATCGTGGACGAGGAGAAGGTCCAGCTCAGTCTCGAAGGCGGACCCGGCGGACGGCACTCCAAGCCGTTCGGCGCCATCCGCAACGACGACTTCATTGGCCGCGCCGCGCTCAACTTCCTCTGGAAGATCAGCGACACGGCGGAGTTCAGCGAGGTCGCCTCGACCATCTTCGGCCCGAAATCCGGTGGCGGGATCATCACCGATTCGACGACGGCACTCTCGGCCAGCATCGTGGGCCGGCTTGCGCTCAAGGTGGCGTTCAACATCCGCTACCTGACCGATCCGCCGCAGGACACGAGTGTTGTCCCGCCGGCACCGCTGCTGTTCAAGAAGGATATCGACACCCGCACCACGGTGAACCTCGTCTATACCTTCCAGTAA
- a CDS encoding undecaprenyl-diphosphate phosphatase, protein MTTADAALLGLIQGLTEYLPVSSSGHLVLAQQYLGLDIPPTTILAFDVLLHQGTLAAVLFFFRRELVPMTRQAVSLALAGPKEWRGSGSRWPLGHFAWMAVIATVPAIIAAVLLGDFFEEVFGSGRYLWIEFAITTAFVLWGQRAARRLAGGKGPGQFGVREAGITGLLQALAILPAVSRSGTTVAGALAMGLERETAARFSFIMSIPALLGAAVFTTGPLMEGFRSGDITIAAAAAGTVISGITGFLTLGFLVRIIQGARLYWFAVYTGALSLFLFVRDVLM, encoded by the coding sequence GTGACCACCGCCGACGCCGCCCTCCTGGGCCTGATCCAGGGACTCACCGAATACCTGCCCGTCTCGTCGAGCGGACACCTTGTGCTTGCCCAGCAGTACCTGGGACTCGACATCCCCCCCACGACCATCCTCGCCTTTGACGTGCTCCTGCATCAGGGGACGCTCGCCGCCGTCCTGTTCTTCTTCCGCCGCGAGCTGGTCCCCATGACCCGGCAGGCCGTGAGTCTGGCGCTCGCCGGACCGAAGGAGTGGAGGGGATCCGGCAGCCGCTGGCCCCTTGGGCACTTTGCCTGGATGGCCGTGATTGCCACGGTCCCGGCGATCATCGCTGCCGTCCTTCTGGGGGATTTCTTCGAGGAGGTGTTCGGCAGCGGGCGCTACCTGTGGATCGAGTTCGCCATCACGACGGCCTTCGTGCTCTGGGGACAGCGGGCGGCGCGAAGGCTGGCGGGTGGCAAGGGGCCCGGCCAGTTCGGCGTCAGGGAGGCTGGCATCACGGGCCTTCTGCAGGCGCTCGCCATCCTGCCGGCGGTTTCGCGCTCCGGGACCACCGTCGCCGGGGCGCTCGCCATGGGGCTGGAGCGGGAAACCGCCGCGCGGTTTTCCTTCATCATGTCCATACCGGCCCTGCTCGGCGCGGCGGTCTTCACGACCGGTCCGCTCATGGAGGGTTTCCGCAGCGGCGACATCACGATCGCGGCGGCCGCCGCCGGCACCGTCATTTCCGGCATCACGGGATTTCTCACCTTGGGGTTCCTGGTCCGCATCATCCAGGGAGCCCGTTTGTACTGGTTCGCCGTCTACACGGGAGCCCTGTCGCTATTCCTGTTCGTCCGGGACGTGCTGATGTAG
- a CDS encoding SUMF1/EgtB/PvdO family nonheme iron enzyme, with protein sequence MHSIWIIAAALAVSAFPLRAQEAKEDAYRPRTPSPGEMVPIKPGQYTTGDAGGLAAERPVRRVTLGYFQIRKTEVTYADYAGCLADGACTEPREYIDRRNPDLPVAGVSWFQARDFCLWWGGRLPSEAEWEAAARGPSGNRFPWGNEFEWTHGNFADGEPFAFGRTDRHDEVAPAGSFPRGATETGLMDMAGNVAEWVGDWFDPVYYGRSPSQNPKGPPAGQQKVIKGGSYRTVAADNRPSPYRAAARASLPPEMARPDVGFRCVFDGKDPMELTDPEKP encoded by the coding sequence ATGCACAGTATCTGGATCATAGCGGCGGCACTGGCCGTCTCCGCGTTTCCCCTCCGCGCCCAGGAGGCGAAAGAGGACGCCTACCGTCCCCGTACACCCTCGCCGGGGGAGATGGTGCCGATCAAGCCGGGCCAGTACACGACCGGCGATGCCGGGGGGCTTGCGGCCGAGCGGCCGGTCCGGCGCGTGACGCTTGGCTACTTCCAGATCAGGAAAACCGAAGTCACCTATGCCGACTACGCGGGCTGTCTTGCCGACGGAGCCTGCACCGAGCCCCGCGAATACATCGACCGCCGCAACCCGGATCTTCCCGTGGCGGGCGTCTCCTGGTTCCAGGCGCGGGATTTCTGCCTGTGGTGGGGCGGGCGGCTCCCGTCGGAGGCCGAGTGGGAAGCCGCGGCGCGGGGGCCATCGGGCAACCGGTTCCCCTGGGGCAACGAGTTTGAGTGGACGCACGGCAACTTCGCCGACGGCGAGCCCTTCGCCTTCGGCCGGACCGACCGGCACGACGAGGTGGCCCCGGCGGGATCGTTCCCCAGGGGAGCCACCGAAACCGGTTTAATGGACATGGCCGGAAACGTGGCCGAATGGGTTGGCGACTGGTTCGATCCGGTCTATTACGGACGTTCGCCGTCCCAGAACCCCAAGGGCCCGCCAGCGGGCCAGCAGAAGGTAATCAAGGGCGGTTCGTACCGGACCGTGGCGGCCGACAACCGGCCGTCGCCCTACCGGGCGGCCGCACGGGCGTCGCTGCCGCCGGAAATGGCCCGGCCGGACGTGGGGTTCCGGTGCGTGTTCGACGGCAAGGATCCGATGGAGCTGACCGACCCGGAAAAGCCGTAA
- a CDS encoding NUDIX hydrolase, translating to MNPASKPIASPEPASTTVLVRDSAEGALELFLTGRPLTMEFAPGQHVFPGGRIEPGDGRPEILGRLQGFDPAEAARLVSCGEIPAGAFWVGAIRELFEEAGLLLALERGAPLAPERIAELDRAWRLEVQQGRTGFAQLLEQFDLALSAPRLRFFDHWCTPEGRPRRFDTRFFLTVLEEPIELVHTPGEAVSSLWVRPADALDAARQGRIGLMPPTRRTIERLSRYRTVEELLGGYSSDEFARDLERRRGQPAVG from the coding sequence ATGAATCCAGCGTCTAAGCCCATCGCCAGCCCCGAACCCGCGAGCACCACCGTACTCGTCCGGGACAGCGCAGAAGGAGCCCTCGAACTGTTCCTCACCGGCAGGCCGCTCACGATGGAGTTCGCCCCCGGCCAGCACGTCTTTCCGGGCGGCCGGATCGAACCCGGCGACGGACGGCCGGAAATCCTCGGCCGGCTCCAGGGGTTTGATCCCGCCGAGGCGGCACGCCTTGTCTCCTGCGGGGAGATTCCCGCCGGGGCGTTCTGGGTCGGGGCGATCCGGGAACTGTTCGAGGAGGCGGGGCTTCTCCTCGCGCTGGAACGGGGGGCGCCGCTCGCGCCGGAGCGGATCGCCGAGCTGGATCGCGCCTGGCGGCTCGAAGTCCAGCAGGGACGGACCGGCTTCGCCCAACTCCTGGAACAGTTCGACCTCGCACTCTCCGCTCCCCGGCTCCGTTTTTTCGATCACTGGTGCACGCCAGAGGGACGGCCCCGGCGGTTCGACACCCGGTTCTTCCTCACCGTGCTGGAGGAGCCCATCGAACTCGTCCACACGCCGGGCGAGGCGGTCAGTTCCCTGTGGGTGCGGCCCGCAGACGCGCTGGATGCCGCCCGGCAGGGCCGGATCGGCCTCATGCCCCCCACCCGGCGGACAATCGAGCGGCTCTCGCGCTACCGGACCGTGGAGGAACTGCTGGGGGGATACTCCAGCGACGAGTTCGCCCGCGACCTCGAACGCCGCCGCGGGCAGCCGGCGGTGGGTTAA
- a CDS encoding heme-copper oxidase subunit III, translated as MLLITEIMLFSGLISSYFYLRGAHRVWPPFGASELSTAVPAVATAVIAASSAALLFAQVSVRRADTGGTRIGLGMAVFMGAVFLAAMVHEWTVTDVKISQGIFGGTYYLLTGAHMLHVAVGIGFLVNAFAGSLQGRYTAKNHFGISAAGIYWHFVTIVWMILFPVVYLY; from the coding sequence ATGCTGCTGATCACGGAGATCATGCTGTTCTCCGGCCTCATCTCGTCGTATTTCTACCTGCGCGGAGCCCACCGGGTCTGGCCCCCCTTCGGCGCCAGCGAACTGAGCACCGCCGTCCCGGCAGTCGCCACGGCGGTCATCGCGGCCAGTTCGGCGGCGCTCCTCTTTGCCCAGGTGTCGGTGCGGCGCGCCGACACGGGCGGCACCCGGATCGGCCTCGGCATGGCCGTCTTCATGGGCGCGGTGTTTCTGGCCGCGATGGTCCACGAATGGACCGTGACGGACGTGAAGATCAGCCAGGGGATTTTCGGCGGAACCTACTACCTGCTTACCGGAGCCCACATGCTGCACGTCGCCGTGGGGATCGGCTTTCTCGTCAACGCCTTCGCGGGAAGCCTTCAGGGCCGGTACACGGCGAAAAACCACTTCGGCATCAGTGCCGCCGGCATCTACTGGCACTTCGTGACGATCGTCTGGATGATCCTGTTCCCGGTCGTTTATCTGTACTGA